A region from the Desulfosoma sp. genome encodes:
- a CDS encoding tetratricopeptide repeat protein: MGAILALTLFGVLQARAQESNQAALIHVEKGSQEHLLFPKAVSVPVASHPAAEQPPRSTGNFQHDVQEKRPVGNPLDMARTRLTIAWGYYNQARYQDAARLFEELTREEALKSVTEEARLGLAYSLIRLNRLSDAADLLEDLVTQGIRLEETAPALVETLLTLKRYQDAEKYLPLLR, encoded by the coding sequence GTGGGAGCAATCCTGGCCCTCACGCTTTTCGGAGTCCTGCAAGCCAGGGCTCAGGAATCCAATCAGGCGGCATTGATTCATGTGGAAAAGGGATCGCAGGAACACCTCCTGTTTCCGAAGGCCGTTTCTGTTCCCGTGGCATCGCACCCCGCTGCCGAGCAGCCTCCCCGTTCGACGGGGAATTTCCAGCACGATGTTCAGGAAAAACGGCCTGTAGGGAATCCTCTGGACATGGCACGCACTCGCCTGACCATCGCCTGGGGTTACTACAATCAGGCTCGATACCAGGATGCTGCAAGACTTTTTGAAGAGTTGACCCGCGAGGAAGCATTGAAGAGTGTCACCGAGGAAGCTCGATTGGGTCTGGCGTACAGCTTGATTCGATTGAACCGTCTTTCGGACGCTGCGGACTTGCTGGAAGATTTGGTGACTCAGGGCATCAGACTTGAAGAAACGGCACCTGCTCTAGTGGAAACCCTCCTGACTCTCAAACGGTATCAGGATGCGGAAAAGTATCTACCTCTTTTGCGCTGA